The following proteins come from a genomic window of Paenibacillus sp. CAA11:
- a CDS encoding amino acid ABC transporter permease, whose translation MQFFNMFWDYRQYFLDGVKYTLLLAAIGVVCGFILGMLVALLRMSKWKVLRFIGSVWVEFLRGTPMLVQLLIIHYGFATAFDLKFSALQSGAITLTINSSAYLAEIFRAGIQGVERGQTEAARSLGMTQSMAMRHIILPQAVKNVLPAIGNEFITIIKESSIVYVIGVSEMMFQANSIMSMTYDGMTPFLIIAVMYFILTFILSKILGVFERKLMSRDQR comes from the coding sequence ATGCAATTTTTTAATATGTTCTGGGATTACAGGCAGTATTTTCTGGACGGTGTAAAATACACCCTGCTGCTCGCGGCGATCGGGGTCGTGTGCGGATTCATACTGGGAATGCTTGTAGCCCTGCTCAGAATGTCAAAATGGAAAGTCCTTCGGTTTATCGGCTCGGTGTGGGTGGAGTTCCTGCGCGGGACGCCGATGTTGGTTCAGCTCTTAATCATTCATTATGGATTCGCAACCGCATTTGATTTGAAATTCAGCGCCCTTCAATCGGGTGCGATTACGCTTACGATTAACAGTTCCGCGTACTTGGCTGAGATATTCCGGGCCGGTATTCAGGGAGTGGAACGCGGACAGACGGAGGCTGCTCGTTCCCTAGGCATGACACAAAGTATGGCCATGCGTCATATCATTTTGCCCCAGGCAGTTAAGAATGTGCTTCCGGCCATCGGTAATGAGTTCATTACCATTATCAAAGAGTCGTCCATTGTGTATGTTATCGGGGTATCGGAAATGATGTTTCAAGCGAATAGCATCATGTCGATGACCTATGATGGAATGACGCCATTCTTGATTATTGCCGTAATGTACTTTATTCTAACCTTTATTTTGTCCAAAATTTTGGGCGTGTTCGAAAGGAAGTTGATGAGCCGTGATCAGCGTTAA
- a CDS encoding transporter substrate-binding domain-containing protein — translation MKKWGILLVCMVMTASLLAACGQNKNNKESASGNDQASGNTGSKKTLIVGMSADFPPYEFKKTENGKVEIVGFDVDIAKEIAKDAGAELEIKDMTFSSLLNELDSGRIDMVISGLSPTPDRAKQVGLSNIYYKAEQAVVVREGDKAKFSTLKSLENASIGVQTGSIQEGIAKEIKGAKLTSLPKINDIIMQLNSGRVDAAIIEGPVAESFVKNVKGISIADAKPVTEDEGYVVGVKKDNTELLNQVNTTLDRLKKDNLIDQFVQKASTLAEE, via the coding sequence ATGAAAAAATGGGGTATATTACTGGTGTGCATGGTGATGACAGCAAGCTTGCTGGCAGCATGCGGACAGAACAAGAACAATAAAGAGAGCGCAAGCGGAAACGATCAAGCATCGGGAAATACAGGAAGTAAGAAGACACTCATCGTTGGCATGAGCGCTGACTTCCCGCCCTATGAATTCAAGAAAACAGAAAACGGTAAGGTTGAAATTGTCGGGTTCGATGTAGATATTGCCAAAGAAATTGCCAAGGATGCAGGAGCGGAGCTTGAGATTAAGGATATGACCTTCTCCTCCCTGCTGAATGAATTGGATAGCGGACGGATTGATATGGTTATCTCCGGACTAAGTCCTACACCTGATCGCGCAAAGCAAGTGGGCTTGTCTAACATCTATTATAAAGCTGAGCAGGCCGTTGTGGTTCGCGAGGGAGACAAAGCGAAGTTCAGCACCTTGAAATCTTTGGAGAATGCGAGCATCGGCGTACAGACTGGTTCCATTCAAGAGGGCATTGCTAAGGAGATTAAAGGAGCGAAGCTGACTTCGCTGCCGAAGATTAATGATATTATTATGCAGCTAAATTCCGGGCGCGTAGATGCAGCTATCATTGAAGGTCCTGTAGCAGAATCCTTTGTCAAGAACGTGAAGGGCATTTCGATTGCAGATGCCAAGCCGGTTACTGAAGATGAAGGCTATGTTGTTGGTGTGAAGAAGGACAATACAGAACTTCTGAATCAAGTAAATACGACACTGGATCGCTTGAAGAAGGACAATCTGATTGATCAATTTGTTCAAAAGGCTAGTACATTAGCAGAAGAGTAA
- a CDS encoding alpha-glycosidase yields MLLEAFYHVPRDKWAYAYDAETIHLRVRTQRDDVEQVFVWTGDKYNWDGTFAEILMEKVAHDHMFDFWEVEVSPKFKRLSYLFKLVKGDEIVYATDKGISHDTPYPPGGNYEFAYIHEIDVFKVPEWAKEAVFYQIMPERFANGDPSNDPKGVQPWGGKPTRENFFGGDLQGVLDHLDDLVDLGINAIYFTPLFKAPSNHKYDTVDYKNVDPHFGDNTLLKKVVDACHERGIRVMLDAVFNHCSEQFPPFQDVVKNGPNSKYKDWFHINDYPLEVRDGIPTYDTFGFFANMPKFNTANPEVKQYLLGVAEYWIKEIKLDGWRLDVADEIDHHFWRDFRQVVKAANPEAYIVGEVWSDSLNWLLGDQFDSVMNYPFADKVLEFFNGGMDGYGFANSMGALIMRYPQQTNEVIFNLLCSHDTPRLLTRLGCDKRKLKLSVVFLFTYMGTPCIFYGDEVGIRGEGDPDCRQCMVWDPAKQDRELYDFYKLMIALRKKHPALRKGRFRFLQAEENNPCIIYERADNQIHFTIWMNNTDQHQTLSHPMETNDWRDALTEEPVKPEKGIMNIGLDPYGYRILYRHLK; encoded by the coding sequence ATGCTGCTTGAAGCTTTTTATCACGTCCCGCGGGATAAGTGGGCCTATGCATATGATGCTGAAACAATTCATTTGCGGGTACGCACTCAACGGGACGATGTGGAACAGGTTTTTGTGTGGACGGGGGACAAATACAATTGGGATGGAACTTTCGCCGAGATCCTCATGGAGAAGGTCGCGCATGATCACATGTTCGATTTCTGGGAAGTCGAAGTCAGCCCCAAATTCAAACGTTTGTCCTACCTGTTCAAACTTGTGAAGGGCGATGAGATCGTCTATGCAACCGATAAGGGAATCAGTCATGATACCCCTTACCCGCCTGGAGGCAATTATGAATTTGCCTACATACATGAGATCGACGTATTCAAAGTTCCTGAGTGGGCAAAAGAAGCGGTCTTCTACCAGATTATGCCTGAGCGGTTTGCCAACGGCGACCCTTCAAATGACCCTAAGGGTGTACAGCCATGGGGCGGCAAACCTACAAGAGAGAACTTCTTTGGCGGTGATCTCCAAGGGGTTCTGGATCACCTTGATGATCTCGTGGACCTTGGCATTAATGCAATTTACTTTACTCCTTTGTTCAAAGCTCCATCTAACCACAAATATGACACGGTCGATTACAAGAATGTCGATCCGCATTTTGGGGATAACACGCTGCTCAAGAAAGTCGTGGATGCCTGCCACGAACGAGGCATTCGCGTAATGCTGGATGCTGTGTTTAACCATTGCAGCGAGCAGTTCCCTCCTTTCCAGGACGTTGTGAAGAACGGCCCGAACTCTAAATACAAGGACTGGTTCCATATCAACGACTATCCGCTGGAAGTACGAGATGGGATACCGACGTATGATACCTTTGGCTTTTTCGCTAATATGCCCAAATTTAATACCGCCAACCCGGAAGTCAAGCAGTACTTGCTCGGCGTTGCTGAATATTGGATCAAGGAAATCAAGCTTGACGGTTGGCGCCTTGATGTCGCAGATGAGATCGACCATCACTTCTGGCGGGATTTCCGCCAAGTGGTCAAAGCAGCGAACCCTGAAGCTTACATTGTCGGAGAAGTATGGAGTGATTCTCTGAACTGGCTGCTTGGGGATCAATTCGACTCCGTCATGAACTATCCTTTTGCCGATAAGGTGCTTGAGTTTTTCAACGGAGGTATGGATGGCTACGGGTTTGCCAACTCCATGGGAGCCTTAATCATGCGCTATCCGCAGCAGACGAATGAAGTCATCTTCAATCTCCTCTGCAGTCATGACACCCCTCGCTTACTAACCCGATTGGGCTGTGACAAGCGCAAGCTGAAGCTGTCGGTTGTGTTCCTGTTTACCTATATGGGTACACCTTGTATCTTCTATGGAGATGAAGTAGGCATCCGAGGCGAGGGTGATCCGGATTGCAGACAGTGTATGGTTTGGGATCCTGCCAAACAGGACCGGGAGCTGTATGACTTCTATAAGCTCATGATTGCGCTGCGCAAGAAGCACCCTGCCCTTAGAAAAGGAAGGTTCCGCTTCCTGCAGGCTGAGGAGAACAACCCCTGCATTATTTATGAAAGAGCAGACAATCAGATTCACTTTACGATATGGATGAATAATACAGATCAGCATCAGACCCTCTCTCATCCTATGGAGACTAATGACTGGCGGGATGCGTTAACAGAGGAACCTGTAAAGCCTGAGAAAGGAATCATGAATATTGGGCTGGATCCTTACGGATACCGGATTCTATATCGTCACTTGAAATAA
- the glgA gene encoding glycogen synthase GlgA — MNILFAAAEGIPFVKTGGLADVIGALPKALYAQGHDIRIVLPKYHTIPDIYKEQMVPVHITNVPVGWRNQYCGIQQLNFEGIPVYFIDNEQYFGRDGIYGYMDDGERFAFFSRAVLEMLPLIDYRPDVIHSHDWHTGPISVLLKHHYLHDPFYKDIKTVFTVHNLLYQGIFPYETLYDLLGLPDEYFTYEGLEYYGNVSFMKAGLVYSDHVTTVSPTYAEEIQTSHYGYGLDGLLRSLGSRLSGIVNGIDTELYNPATDEALKTKYRASLTKKRENKTALQKEIGLPVQSDVPLIAMVTRLVEPKGLDLVMRILDELLYFDDVQVVVLGTGDAYYEHWFKEAASRQPQKLSSQIKFSDGLSRRIYAGSDLFLMPSRFEPCGISQLLALRYGSIPIVRETGGLNDTVQAYNEFTGEGNGFTFTNYNAHDLLYTIRRAVQFYHQPKHWKVITKNAFGGDYSWSVSAEEYTEIYKRIQN; from the coding sequence ATGAATATATTGTTCGCTGCCGCAGAGGGGATTCCATTTGTAAAAACAGGTGGGCTTGCCGATGTGATCGGAGCCCTGCCCAAGGCACTGTATGCTCAAGGGCATGACATTCGGATTGTCCTGCCTAAATACCATACCATCCCAGATATCTATAAGGAGCAGATGGTTCCTGTGCATATAACCAATGTTCCTGTTGGCTGGCGCAATCAGTATTGCGGAATCCAGCAGCTGAATTTTGAGGGAATTCCCGTATATTTTATTGATAATGAGCAGTATTTTGGGAGAGATGGCATTTATGGTTATATGGATGACGGAGAACGCTTTGCCTTCTTCAGCCGTGCGGTACTTGAAATGCTCCCGCTGATTGATTACCGACCAGATGTCATTCATAGTCATGACTGGCATACCGGGCCCATCTCCGTCCTGCTGAAGCATCATTATTTACATGATCCATTCTACAAGGACATCAAGACGGTTTTTACAGTGCATAATTTGCTGTACCAAGGGATTTTCCCTTATGAAACGCTGTATGATTTGCTGGGTCTGCCTGACGAGTATTTTACATACGAAGGGCTAGAATATTACGGAAATGTTAGTTTTATGAAGGCCGGGCTGGTTTATTCAGATCATGTGACCACGGTGAGTCCAACCTATGCTGAAGAGATTCAGACATCTCATTACGGTTATGGGCTCGATGGGTTGCTCCGCTCTCTGGGCAGCCGCTTATCCGGGATTGTCAATGGAATTGATACGGAGCTCTATAATCCGGCAACGGATGAGGCTCTCAAGACCAAGTATAGGGCCAGCCTGACCAAGAAGCGAGAGAATAAGACGGCGCTGCAGAAGGAGATAGGGCTTCCTGTTCAATCCGATGTGCCGCTGATTGCCATGGTGACCCGGCTAGTTGAGCCAAAGGGACTGGATCTGGTAATGCGGATTTTGGATGAGCTGCTGTATTTCGATGATGTACAGGTGGTCGTTCTCGGTACTGGAGATGCATACTATGAGCATTGGTTCAAAGAGGCAGCCTCACGCCAGCCGCAGAAGCTGTCCTCACAGATCAAGTTCAGTGATGGATTGTCCCGCCGAATTTATGCCGGCAGTGATTTGTTCCTTATGCCTTCCCGGTTTGAGCCGTGCGGGATCAGCCAGCTCCTCGCACTTCGGTATGGAAGCATCCCCATCGTTCGCGAAACTGGAGGGCTTAACGATACAGTCCAGGCCTACAATGAATTCACGGGAGAGGGGAACGGATTCACGTTCACGAACTACAACGCCCATGATCTACTGTATACGATTCGCCGGGCTGTTCAGTTTTATCACCAGCCAAAGCATTGGAAGGTGATTACGAAGAACGCGTTTGGCGGAGATTACAGCTGGAGTGTATCTGCGGAAGAATATACGGAGATTTATAAACGGATTCAGAACTAA
- the glgB gene encoding 1,4-alpha-glucan branching protein GlgB, producing the protein MNEPKAGISAQDIYLFHEGTLCRSYRSFGAHLCEEEGRRGVRFTVWAPHAQRVGIASDWNGWRGESDLLYKIPDSGIWSRFFPDIEEGTFYKYEIMGPDGAVFLKADPYGFSAEVRPATASVVASVDDYKWNDGIWRRKQRAPYQKPLNIYEIHFGTWKQKEDGSFYTYREMADELIPYVQKMGYTHIEIMPLTEHPYDLSWGYQATGYFAPTSRYGQPKDLMYFVDQCHQAGIGVVLDWVPGHFTRDSHGLRLFDGTPLFEYGDPLLADKPGWGTLSFDFSKPEVRSFLISNALYWMDMYHFDGLRVDAVTSMIRLDFEKSEGQYRRNLHGGIENLEAISFLQELNSRVFEYHPHALMMAEESSAWPLVTAPVHEGGLGFNYKWNMGWMNDTLEYIETPFYHRPEKHNLLTFPIVYAYSENFTLPLSHDEVVHGKKSLLDKMPGSYEEKFAGLRVLLAYQLTSPGKSLLFMGGEFGQFIEWRDQGQLDWFLLEYESHRKLQDYSAALNHFYLKEKALWELDHSMDGFQWLTPHDARQSVIAFMRKGRKPGDTLLVVINFQPVTRERYRIGVPRPGNYEEVFNSDQLEYGGSGRVHQAAIKAEKLAWHDQTHSIELSLAPLSVTIWKKQGRATSAAAKAADKPAQSTKRTSRKAKV; encoded by the coding sequence ATGAATGAGCCGAAAGCCGGAATTTCGGCCCAAGATATCTACCTCTTCCATGAAGGTACATTATGCCGCAGCTACCGTTCGTTCGGAGCTCATCTATGTGAAGAAGAAGGACGCCGCGGCGTTCGCTTTACGGTATGGGCACCGCATGCGCAGCGGGTCGGAATTGCTTCGGATTGGAACGGTTGGAGGGGAGAGAGTGATTTATTATATAAGATACCCGATTCGGGAATTTGGAGTCGTTTTTTCCCTGATATTGAAGAAGGAACATTTTACAAGTATGAAATCATGGGTCCTGATGGCGCCGTCTTCTTAAAGGCAGATCCTTACGGCTTTAGCGCAGAAGTTCGTCCTGCAACCGCATCTGTTGTGGCCTCGGTCGATGACTATAAGTGGAATGACGGGATTTGGAGACGGAAGCAGAGAGCTCCTTATCAGAAGCCGCTTAATATTTATGAAATTCATTTTGGAACTTGGAAACAGAAGGAAGACGGTTCCTTCTATACGTACCGCGAAATGGCAGATGAGCTGATTCCTTATGTGCAAAAGATGGGCTATACCCATATTGAGATCATGCCGTTAACCGAACATCCATACGATTTATCATGGGGTTATCAGGCGACCGGGTATTTTGCTCCGACAAGCCGCTACGGACAGCCCAAAGACCTGATGTATTTTGTGGATCAATGCCATCAGGCAGGAATTGGAGTTGTGCTGGATTGGGTACCGGGTCACTTTACCCGAGACAGCCATGGTCTTCGACTATTTGATGGGACACCACTCTTCGAGTACGGAGATCCGCTTCTTGCAGATAAGCCAGGTTGGGGCACGCTGAGCTTCGACTTCAGTAAGCCAGAGGTAAGATCGTTCCTGATCTCTAACGCGCTGTACTGGATGGATATGTATCATTTCGACGGGTTGCGGGTAGACGCTGTAACCAGTATGATCCGACTGGACTTTGAGAAGTCTGAAGGTCAATATCGGCGCAATCTCCATGGCGGAATCGAGAATCTCGAAGCGATTTCTTTTCTTCAGGAGCTGAACAGCCGGGTCTTTGAATACCATCCTCATGCCCTGATGATGGCGGAGGAATCCAGTGCATGGCCGCTTGTAACGGCTCCGGTTCATGAGGGAGGACTAGGTTTTAACTATAAGTGGAATATGGGATGGATGAACGACACGCTGGAGTACATAGAAACCCCTTTTTATCATCGTCCTGAGAAGCATAATCTTCTCACGTTTCCCATTGTCTACGCCTACTCCGAGAACTTCACGCTACCCTTGTCTCACGATGAAGTAGTGCATGGGAAGAAATCACTGCTGGATAAGATGCCGGGCAGCTATGAGGAGAAATTTGCAGGTCTTCGGGTTCTGCTTGCTTACCAGCTTACCTCTCCGGGGAAGAGTTTGCTCTTTATGGGAGGCGAATTTGGTCAATTCATTGAATGGCGGGACCAGGGACAGCTTGACTGGTTCCTTCTCGAATATGAGTCACACCGGAAGCTGCAGGATTACTCAGCGGCCCTGAATCATTTCTACCTCAAGGAGAAGGCGCTTTGGGAGCTTGACCATTCCATGGATGGGTTCCAGTGGTTGACGCCGCATGATGCAAGGCAAAGCGTCATTGCCTTTATGCGGAAAGGGAGAAAGCCTGGAGACACCTTGCTTGTGGTCATTAATTTTCAGCCTGTCACAAGAGAACGCTACCGCATTGGTGTGCCAAGACCGGGGAATTACGAAGAAGTGTTTAACAGCGATCAGCTTGAATACGGTGGATCTGGACGTGTGCATCAGGCCGCAATCAAGGCCGAAAAGCTTGCTTGGCACGATCAGACGCACAGTATAGAGCTGTCCCTTGCTCCGCTTAGTGTGACGATTTGGAAGAAGCAGGGGAGAGCAACTTCAGCCGCTGCGAAAGCTGCGGATAAGCCAGCTCAGAGCACGAAGCGGACTTCAAGGAAAGCGAAAGTCTGA
- a CDS encoding glucose-1-phosphate adenylyltransferase, with product MSKKECIAMLLAGGEGRRLSPLTSKQAKPAVPFGGHYRIIDFPLSNCVNSGIDTIGVLTQYEAESLHNHIGDGSAWGLGRSETGGIALLPSYNTGSDEYLGTADAIYKNIEYIDSYAPENVLILSGDHIYHMDYREVLDFHVNSQASATISVMPVPWEEAHRFGVMVADDNFKITEFEEKPESPKSNLASMGIYMFRWDFLKKHLLMDAANESSSHDFGKDVIPAMLAGDLPLYAYPFKGYWRDVGTVSSLWEAHMDILAEDSDWKLHNPSWPMYTNEWETTLNETKFRGIPAKGSMIHDTCALEGYAERSVIFGGTEIGRFAKIKDSVVMPNAKIGRNVLIECAIIGEGAVIKDGAVIKGAANEVIVIGPNETVLAKPAVRPQPSRMLKEVYDKSTRLRAGGMSS from the coding sequence ATGAGTAAAAAGGAATGTATTGCCATGCTGTTGGCGGGAGGGGAAGGTCGCAGACTGTCTCCGCTTACGTCAAAGCAAGCGAAACCGGCCGTGCCGTTTGGCGGTCACTATCGTATTATCGATTTTCCTCTCAGCAACTGCGTGAATTCCGGAATCGATACGATCGGCGTATTAACCCAATATGAAGCAGAGTCCCTGCATAATCACATTGGAGATGGATCGGCTTGGGGACTCGGACGCAGCGAGACTGGAGGCATTGCTTTGCTTCCATCTTACAATACAGGTTCTGATGAGTATTTAGGCACCGCTGATGCCATTTATAAGAATATCGAATACATTGATTCCTATGCTCCGGAGAATGTCCTCATCTTGTCCGGGGACCATATTTACCATATGGATTATCGCGAGGTACTTGATTTCCATGTGAACTCGCAGGCCTCTGCAACGATCTCCGTGATGCCCGTTCCTTGGGAAGAGGCTCATCGCTTTGGCGTTATGGTTGCAGACGATAACTTCAAAATTACAGAATTTGAAGAAAAGCCGGAAAGTCCGAAGAGTAACCTGGCTTCCATGGGCATTTATATGTTCAGATGGGACTTCCTGAAGAAGCATCTGCTGATGGATGCTGCAAACGAAAGCTCCAGTCATGACTTCGGCAAAGATGTTATTCCTGCCATGCTGGCTGGCGATCTCCCGCTCTATGCCTACCCGTTCAAGGGCTACTGGAGAGATGTCGGCACAGTCTCCAGCCTGTGGGAGGCCCATATGGATATTCTAGCCGAGGATTCTGACTGGAAGCTCCACAATCCAAGCTGGCCAATGTACACCAACGAATGGGAGACCACGCTTAACGAGACGAAATTCCGCGGAATTCCTGCGAAGGGGTCCATGATCCATGATACTTGTGCTTTAGAAGGGTATGCAGAGCGCTCTGTTATCTTTGGAGGTACAGAGATTGGGCGGTTTGCCAAGATCAAAGATAGTGTGGTTATGCCAAATGCCAAGATTGGACGGAACGTACTCATCGAATGTGCGATCATTGGAGAAGGAGCCGTTATTAAGGATGGGGCAGTCATCAAGGGAGCCGCGAACGAAGTCATCGTGATCGGACCGAATGAGACCGTTCTGGCTAAGCCTGCCGTTCGTCCTCAGCCTTCCCGTATGCTTAAAGAAGTGTATGACAAGTCCACCAGATTGCGTGCTGGAGGCATGTCTTCTTAA
- the ltrA gene encoding group II intron reverse transcriptase/maturase, with translation MKAEYRKGYLQRDSVEREEHAGVRSAGTRERKERGGATDLLEQILDRDNLNRAYKQVKRNHGAPGIDGMTVEDALPWLQEHRDELLQKIREGRYKPSPVRRKEIPKADGSGVRKLGIPTVVDRVIQQAVAQQLQPLFEPLFSEGSYGYRPGRSAQQAIRKVKDYAEQGYGYAVEIDLSKYFDTLNHELLMHLLRKQIQDRRVTELIKRYLKSGVMENGVHCKTEEGSPQGGPLSPLLANIYLNEFDQEMKGRGVNVIRYADDIVVLAKSKRAAVRLLESCGKYLETKLRLQINTQKSKVGSVVARKHFKFLGFALGKNKNGMYIRAHGQSLAKAKKKLKELTSRSQGRNVRQVMEKVKVYIRGWIGYYYVADMKRILQSWSEWLRRRLRMYIWKQWKKPRTKVQNLRKLGIPEWQAYQWGNSRLGYWRIAGSPVLSRSITNKKLVQAGYYDFPAQYERLRKLHLCG, from the coding sequence ATGAAAGCAGAATACCGAAAGGGCTACCTGCAAAGGGATAGCGTGGAACGCGAAGAGCATGCGGGAGTGCGGAGCGCCGGTACTCGGGAACGTAAAGAAAGAGGCGGTGCAACAGACCTGCTGGAGCAGATTCTGGACAGAGACAATCTGAACAGAGCCTACAAACAGGTCAAACGCAACCATGGAGCGCCAGGAATCGACGGAATGACCGTAGAAGACGCGCTACCCTGGCTGCAGGAACATAGAGACGAGCTGTTGCAAAAGATCCGGGAAGGCAGATACAAGCCCAGCCCAGTACGGCGCAAGGAAATTCCCAAAGCAGATGGAAGCGGAGTACGGAAGCTTGGCATACCCACGGTCGTAGACCGAGTGATTCAGCAGGCAGTCGCCCAGCAGCTCCAGCCCCTGTTCGAGCCGCTCTTCTCGGAGGGAAGCTATGGCTACCGCCCCGGTCGGAGCGCACAACAGGCCATTCGCAAGGTGAAAGACTATGCAGAACAGGGATACGGCTACGCAGTAGAAATCGACCTCTCCAAATACTTCGACACGCTGAATCATGAGCTGCTTATGCATCTTTTGCGCAAACAAATTCAGGACAGACGCGTAACCGAACTGATTAAGAGATACCTGAAAAGTGGGGTTATGGAGAACGGGGTGCACTGCAAAACAGAAGAAGGCTCCCCTCAGGGAGGCCCCCTGTCGCCGCTTCTGGCGAACATCTACCTGAACGAATTTGACCAAGAGATGAAAGGCCGCGGAGTGAACGTCATCCGCTATGCGGACGATATTGTGGTGCTTGCCAAAAGCAAACGGGCAGCGGTGCGGCTACTGGAATCCTGCGGAAAGTACCTGGAGACCAAACTGAGACTCCAGATCAATACGCAGAAAAGTAAGGTCGGTAGCGTAGTGGCTCGAAAGCACTTCAAATTTCTCGGCTTTGCCCTGGGAAAGAACAAGAACGGCATGTATATCCGTGCCCATGGACAATCCCTCGCAAAAGCGAAGAAGAAGTTGAAAGAACTCACAAGTCGCAGCCAGGGCAGAAATGTTCGCCAAGTCATGGAAAAGGTAAAAGTCTACATTCGGGGATGGATTGGTTACTACTATGTGGCCGACATGAAACGGATCCTGCAAAGCTGGAGCGAATGGTTGCGAAGACGACTGCGGATGTACATCTGGAAACAGTGGAAAAAGCCGCGAACAAAAGTACAAAACCTGCGGAAGCTGGGGATACCGGAATGGCAGGCTTACCAGTGGGGCAATTCCCGTCTCGGGTACTGGCGCATCGCCGGAAGTCCAGTGTTGTCTCGTTCCATAACAAACAAAAAGCTCGTACAGGCAGGATATTATGACTTTCCTGCGCAATACGAGCGTTTACGTAAATTGCACTTATGCGGTTGA